The genomic region TATGCCATCCAGGTCTGCCATTGCCATATGGTGTTTCCCAGTATGGCTCATTCTCCTTTGGCGCTTTCCATAGAGCAAAGTCTCTTACATCATCCTTGTCATATTCGTCACTATCGAATCTTAACCCGCTTGTAATTTCTCGTTTGTCGAGCCTGCTGAGCTTGCCATAGTCAGAAAAATTCGCTATGCTATAGTATATAGATCCGTCTTTTTCATAAGCAATACCCTTCTTAAATAATCTTTCAATGATATCGATCATAGAATCAATGGATTCTGTAGCCCTTGGTGTATGTTCTACAGGCTCAATATTAAGGGTTTTCAAATCTTCAAAGAATATCCTTATGTATTTCTCTGTAAATTCCCCTAAACTTACGCCTTCCTCATTTGAGCCTGCAATGGTTTTATCATCTACGTCCGTTATGTTCATTGTGTGATTAATCTTGAATCCTCTGAATTTGAGGTATCTTCTCAACAGGTCATTAAATAGAAAGGTTCGGAAATTGCCAATATGCGCATAGCTGTATACTGTGGGTCCACAGGAGTATATGGTAATGGGGGGATAATCTTCAATATTATCCTTCCTAACTCCACCTGGGATTAGCTCTTCAGTTAGTCTGGAGAGTGTGTTATGTATTCGTAAAGTCAATTTATCCTCCATTATCTATTCAGTTTTGCTGGCTATGGATATCTCGTTTCCCTTAAAACCACAGTATATAGGATAGGGAACGAATTGTGTTATCCTTTTTGTAATAGCAATTCTCTTGTCACCATACCATAAGAAAATCCACGGGGCATCGTCAATTATTATTCTTTCGATTTTGTTGTAGATTTTAAATCTTTTACTATTATCAATGGTTCTTTGAGCCATTATGAGAAGGCGGTCAACTTCTTCATTAAAGTAAAAGGATCTGTTCCCTCCGGTTCCGCTGTTTTTTGAGAAGAATAATGGGTATAAAAAATTTTCCGGTTCAGGATAGTCGGCATGCCATGTAAAGTAGGCTAAATCATAGGATCCCTTTATGGTTGCTGCCTTTAGGGCTGACCAGTCCATCTCCTGTATTCCAATATTTAGATCCATTTTTTTCAAGTAGTATTGTACCATCTGAGAGATCAGTGATACCTGATGATCAGATTTTGTGAAGAGCGTGAACCGCTTATTGTTTAGGGTGAATTGCTTGATTATCTTTCTTGCCTTTGAAGGATTATAGGGTATGGAATCGGTTGTTGTCACATAATCGCCTATTCTCGGCGGTATCGGACCAGAGGCCCTTTGGAATCTATTCTTTAAAAGGCTTTTCATGATCATATCCCTATCAATTGCCATGTTTAGCGCCTTTCTGAATACCTTCTTATTGAAGGGATATCTTGAGGTATTAAGCGCTATGTAATGAACACTGAGTTCAGGTATTTCTATTATTCTTGCATTTTTATTGAAATGGGCGTTTTTTACATAATCGATGTTTGCTAAATAGGGGAGTTCAAAATAATCCAATGCTCCATTAAGGAACTCAAACCTTGCGGTGAGGTCCTCAGGTATAATCTTGAACACTATTCCTTTGATCTTCGATCTTCTGCCAAAATAATTTTGATTAGCTTCAAGTACTATTTTTTCATCCTGTCCCCAAGTCTTTAGGATAAAGGGGCCGCTTCCGATGATGTTTCTGTGTTTCAAAAATTCATTCTTTGAGATTATATAACAGTTCGGCATAGTTAAAAGAGATAGGAAGGTTGATGAGGGTCTTTTAAGCTTGATGCTGAACTCGTGTTCACCTCGCTTTGCTATTGTTTTAATATTATTGAATATCCATCTCCTCGGGGATGTCGGATTTTTGGAGTTTTTTATTCTTTCGTAGGAGAAAATAACATCATCAGAATTAAGAGCTAGTCCATTATGAAAATGTACATTTCTCTTAAGCTTGGCTTTCAGGATTTTGCCATTAAATGTAAAGCTATCAATCAGATCTCTTTTAATTATTCCATTATTGTCGATTTTAAAGAGACCATTGCATATCTTAGTCAGTATTCTTCCTGAAACCACATCAGTGCTATAAAAAGGGTCCAGCTTTCCGGGATCTGATTGAATGTAGGTATAGAAATAATTTTTATCTTGTTCTTTTTGGCAGGATATGGCGGAAAGCACACATATGAGTAATGCTGACACCCTAAAAGTTAGCCGGTTCTCCTTCCTCTCCATTATCATTAAGCACAAACTCTTCAATCTGCACATAGTCAATCTTTTTCTCTTCAACCTCTTCCATAATCTTTTGGGATTCTGACAAGATTTCAGAGATTGATTCGATTTTATTAAAATCATCAGGTTTTAATTTATAGTATGCCAATAGCATGTGTAATTTCTTAATATAATCAATGAGTTCTTTCAGCTTTATGTTTTTCCGATCAATCGTTTCTTTTGAGTTTAATAATAATTTTTTTAGCAATTCGTTTTGTTTTTTGAGTTTTGTCTGTAATTCAACCGCTTTATCATGATATTCCTTGTTAACCCTTTGAAAGTCGATCCTGGCAAGAATAATATCCCCTGTCTCCTTTTCTTTATCAATGGATTCTATTATGTCAACAAACTCATCATTGGAGAATAGATCTTCAGGGGAGGTTTGAATCCACTTTCTTCCTTCCTCATCAGTAAACTCTGTTAAATCTGGCAACTCTCTATTTTTTATTTTTTTCATCATTTTATCACATACTCACTTTTTTACTTTTTGCAAGCTATTAATAAATAAAAGAGAAAATAATCATCTAAAGAAATGTCATTAATTTAGTCAAATGAATAATTGATGAGGTATTTGCTCGTTCATTCATCCCTAATATTGTAGTTGTATTCTCGATTGTCGATTAAGATAAAATGTTATTATTACGTACTGTATTCTCTTTCTTCTTGACATTGTGTTTATTTTAGCTGAATGTAAATGATTCAAATATTATTACAGAAGATGGATTATTGTAACAATATTTTTAAGAAGCTATAGGGAAGTATATTCCAGTTAAGGTAACAGATTATAATGATGAACTAATTATGAATAATAATCAGCGGTTTAGGAATAAGGAAAAATTAATAGAAAGATTGAGTAAACTTGGGATTATGAGGTTGGATGAATCCATGAGGAATCATACTAGCTTTATGACCGGTGGGCCTGCGGATATTCTCATATATCCCTTAAGTCATGATTATCTAAGGGAAATAGTACTAATTGCTAGAGATGGATTGATTCCCCTTACAATTATTGGAGGAGGCTCAAACCTGCTTGTGGGGGATAAGGGTATTCGGGGTATTGTAATCAAGTTATGTGAAAATGGTGTTTTAGATGGTAGGATGGAGATTCGACCCGATGGGCTGGTATATGCTGACTCAATTATGAAGAAGGAAACCTTTGTCCAATTTTGCCTTGATCAGGGATTTAAGGGAATGGAGTTTATTGCTGGAATCCCTGGTTGTCTGGGTGGCGGGATTATGATGAATGCAGGCACTGATATGGGAAATTTTATTGATATCCTCCATTCCGTTATATCTCTTAACTGGAGTGGAACAATTGAGACCAAAGAGTTGACAAAAGAGATGGCGGAGTATAGAAGGCTTAACATTGAAGAGGATACTATTATTTTAGGATCATTATTCAAACTCCCAAGGGGTGAAAACATAGAGGACATAAGGCATAGGATTGAAGAGAATATTAATCAGAGGCGATTAAAACATCCTTTAGATTATCCTTCAGCTGGATCTGTTTTTAAAAATCCGCCACAGCGTTCCTCATGGGAATTGATTGACGAAGCTGGACTTAAAGGGCAGAGGGTTGGTGGCGCAGTAGTCTCAACCCTACATACAAATTTTATTGTAAATGCCAATAATGCATCTTCATCAGATATATTGAGTTTGATGGATCACATAAAGGAGAGGGTTTATTCAAAGTTCAATATCTTACTTGAGAGTGAGATAAGAGTATTAGGCGAAATATAGTTATTATTCTGCCTGTGAATTGTATGGATGTAGTCATTAGGATTGTTATAATTTTTACAATAATCCCTAAAAGGGATTATTTTTATCTACCACTTCTTTTTATGTAGTTTTATATAAATATTATTACCACTCTTCCTTTCCGATAAAAGATAATCCCTTCCGTAATAAATATTGAATTCGAATTGATCCAAAAAAATAAAATGTCCTGATACACCTGAGACAACCCCAAACTGATTTCCGGAGAGATCATAGGATGATCCCTGAAACCACGCCAAGTCAATAAAAATGCCGGCATATATGAAATCTCTATAAGCTGATATTCGATAATTGTTGGCAGATCTAACCATTTTCCTGGTGTGATATGAACTCCCCATGAATCCCTTAAATGTTGAACCTGGAATAGATTCCTCATGATAGAATGGGGGATTTTTCCAAATTCTATAAAATTCAATTGCGGGTATATATATTCCATATTTAGTTAACTCAAACACTATCTCGCTTTCAAAGATAATCTTGTGAAATCCATCCCTATTAAAATAATAATCATATACCAACTCAACCCTTTTCCTAAGCGTTCTTTTGGGTTTCCAGGGTATCATATCGACTACTCTGATCTCAAAGAAACCCCAATTATCCACATGCCTTTCAATCTTTGGATGATATTCGGAATCATCATCAACAACATCTGGATCCAGTACATATACCCTCTCTCCCCCAACACCAGCATATATCTTCAATCGATGCAATAATGTGATTCCAGGAGCCAGTGTTCCTCTCATCTGCAAGAATTTGTATTTGGTTAAACCAAGATCAATGCGGGATGCTCTTGAATTATGAATTAGTCCAGTGAAAAGAGGTGTGAAGTATCCTTTTAATGTCGGCACAAAATGATAGTTTGAATATAGCTTCATAAAGGTCCAGTTGGGTATTTCAGAGAATCCAGACAGGTTGGGTTTGGAGAATTTCGTTAAATCTATTAAGATTGAATCAATGCTGTGTAAACCCTCATATCTGATTCCAATAGATGAGCCTATCTCAAGAAAATCCTTCTTTACTGCAAAAGATGGATGATAGTACCTAACATATGGGATCAGACCTTTTCTATAACTGGTTTTAAGTCCATAATCAAATTTATTGACTGGAGATGACGGATGTGGTTCAAACACTACTATTAAACTATTAGCATATCCGAATTTATCGAGAAAGGGTAGACTAGTCTTCCCTAAACCAGGTAGTTCAAACTCCTTGTAGAGTTGAAAGGAGGCTTTATCAAATTCTTTAGCCGGTTGTATGATAATATGTATATCTTTATATCCATATTTTTTTTTAAGTCGGTTAGTCTCTCTTTCTACTGCATATTTATTATAGATTTTATGCTTTAGATTAAACTCTTGACGCATTATTATAGTCTTAATTGAGCTGAGCCTATGGAATACTATTTTCCCCAGACGACCTTCATCTATAATGATCTTCAAGGAATGCTTGGTC from Spirochaetota bacterium harbors:
- a CDS encoding ABC transporter substrate-binding protein, giving the protein MIMERKENRLTFRVSALLICVLSAISCQKEQDKNYFYTYIQSDPGKLDPFYSTDVVSGRILTKICNGLFKIDNNGIIKRDLIDSFTFNGKILKAKLKRNVHFHNGLALNSDDVIFSYERIKNSKNPTSPRRWIFNNIKTIAKRGEHEFSIKLKRPSSTFLSLLTMPNCYIISKNEFLKHRNIIGSGPFILKTWGQDEKIVLEANQNYFGRRSKIKGIVFKIIPEDLTARFEFLNGALDYFELPYLANIDYVKNAHFNKNARIIEIPELSVHYIALNTSRYPFNKKVFRKALNMAIDRDMIMKSLLKNRFQRASGPIPPRIGDYVTTTDSIPYNPSKARKIIKQFTLNNKRFTLFTKSDHQVSLISQMVQYYLKKMDLNIGIQEMDWSALKAATIKGSYDLAYFTWHADYPEPENFLYPLFFSKNSGTGGNRSFYFNEEVDRLLIMAQRTIDNSKRFKIYNKIERIIIDDAPWIFLWYGDKRIAITKRITQFVPYPIYCGFKGNEISIASKTE
- the murB gene encoding UDP-N-acetylmuramate dehydrogenase, coding for MNNNQRFRNKEKLIERLSKLGIMRLDESMRNHTSFMTGGPADILIYPLSHDYLREIVLIARDGLIPLTIIGGGSNLLVGDKGIRGIVIKLCENGVLDGRMEIRPDGLVYADSIMKKETFVQFCLDQGFKGMEFIAGIPGCLGGGIMMNAGTDMGNFIDILHSVISLNWSGTIETKELTKEMAEYRRLNIEEDTIILGSLFKLPRGENIEDIRHRIEENINQRRLKHPLDYPSAGSVFKNPPQRSSWELIDEAGLKGQRVGGAVVSTLHTNFIVNANNASSSDILSLMDHIKERVYSKFNILLESEIRVLGEI